Proteins encoded together in one Chryseobacterium sp. G0201 window:
- the pnuC gene encoding nicotinamide riboside transporter PnuC, whose amino-acid sequence MNLYDLFVKPYESYTDLQILLEAGGTVFGILSVYFSIKKNIWVYPTGIVSTLIYVYILFNFGLLGDCMINVYYTAMSVYGWVLWAKNSKDHIHVDVSWATKKEWIFAIFLFIISLLLVTIIYYYKPYIDNQFSMEGTNLGLYHLDWANWLDVITTSIFLVGMWFMAKQRIENWIFWIIGDFICMPMMIFKGLGITSVQYLVFTRMAILGYVSWKKSLKEKSTIKS is encoded by the coding sequence ATGAATTTATACGATCTTTTCGTAAAACCGTATGAGAGCTATACTGATTTACAAATTCTGTTAGAAGCCGGCGGAACGGTCTTCGGAATTTTAAGTGTTTATTTTTCCATCAAGAAAAACATTTGGGTGTACCCTACCGGTATTGTTTCTACATTAATTTATGTTTACATTCTTTTCAACTTCGGATTATTGGGAGATTGTATGATCAACGTTTATTATACGGCGATGAGTGTTTACGGCTGGGTTCTATGGGCGAAGAATTCCAAAGATCACATTCATGTAGATGTTTCTTGGGCAACAAAAAAAGAATGGATTTTTGCAATCTTTCTTTTCATAATAAGTCTACTTTTAGTTACTATCATATATTATTATAAACCTTACATAGATAATCAATTTTCAATGGAGGGCACCAACTTAGGTTTATATCATCTTGATTGGGCAAATTGGCTGGATGTTATCACCACTTCCATATTTTTAGTGGGGATGTGGTTTATGGCCAAACAGCGCATTGAGAACTGGATTTTCTGGATCATAGGAGATTTTATTTGCATGCCGATGATGATTTTTAAGGGTCTTGGTATCACTTCGGTTCAATATTTGGTATTTACTAGAATGGCGATCTTAGGATACGTCAGTTGGAAAAAAAGTTTAAAAGAAAAAAGTACAATAAAGTCATGA
- a CDS encoding PQQ-dependent sugar dehydrogenase, whose product MKKLLFAASIFSSLILNSQTIILEEFATGLTAPVEITNANDSRLFVVQQNGIIKIIQPNGTINATNFLNIGSKILYGGERGLLGLAFHPQYSANGYFFVYYNNTAGNIIVARYTVTSDPNVADPNSEKILLNIPKPFDNHNGGSIHFAPDGNLWIVTGDGGSGGDPGNNAQNKNSLLGKMLRIDVNSTGAYNIPAGNPFIGSTVDGLDEIWAYGLRNAWKWSFDLTTGNAVIADVGQGQIEEINRMPLTQAGINYGWRCYEGNTAYNTSGCQSASTMTFPVAVYDHSGGRCSITGGYVYRGTLYPALQGKYIFSDYCTPQIGILDSGNAITWTTSFAGNNFSTFGEDSQKELYVAAVNNGKIFKIKTDASLSTNENNNLKQIKVYPNPASKKVFIDGLKDKDISAEIISSEGRKVLENAKINSDNSIDITGIPAGVYYINLKSGELKSYSQKLIIK is encoded by the coding sequence ATGAAAAAACTACTTTTTGCGGCAAGTATTTTTTCTTCCTTAATCCTTAATTCTCAAACAATTATTTTGGAAGAATTTGCCACCGGACTTACAGCTCCGGTCGAAATCACAAATGCCAACGACAGTCGGCTTTTTGTCGTGCAACAGAACGGAATTATCAAAATTATTCAACCAAACGGGACAATTAATGCCACGAATTTCTTAAATATTGGTTCTAAAATCCTTTATGGCGGTGAAAGAGGACTTTTAGGTTTAGCATTCCATCCACAATACTCGGCGAACGGGTATTTTTTTGTGTATTACAACAACACAGCAGGAAATATTATCGTTGCGAGATACACCGTAACTTCCGATCCTAATGTTGCAGATCCTAATTCTGAAAAGATTTTACTGAACATTCCAAAACCATTCGATAATCACAATGGCGGAAGTATTCATTTTGCACCGGACGGAAATTTATGGATCGTCACCGGAGATGGTGGAAGTGGCGGAGACCCTGGCAACAATGCCCAAAACAAGAATTCTTTATTAGGAAAAATGTTGAGAATTGATGTTAATTCAACAGGAGCATACAATATCCCGGCAGGAAATCCCTTCATTGGTTCAACGGTTGATGGCTTGGACGAAATCTGGGCTTACGGACTTAGAAATGCCTGGAAATGGTCTTTTGATCTTACCACAGGAAATGCAGTGATCGCAGATGTTGGGCAAGGGCAAATCGAAGAGATCAACAGAATGCCGCTCACACAGGCCGGAATCAACTACGGATGGCGATGTTATGAAGGAAATACGGCTTATAACACATCAGGCTGCCAGAGTGCTTCAACAATGACCTTTCCGGTTGCGGTTTATGATCATTCGGGAGGAAGATGCTCCATAACCGGAGGCTACGTTTACAGAGGAACCCTTTATCCTGCTCTTCAGGGAAAATATATTTTCAGTGACTACTGTACTCCGCAGATCGGGATTTTAGATTCCGGAAATGCGATTACATGGACAACCTCATTTGCGGGTAATAATTTTTCGACTTTTGGAGAAGACAGCCAAAAAGAACTTTATGTTGCAGCGGTAAATAATGGGAAAATCTTTAAAATTAAAACAGATGCTTCTTTATCTACCAATGAAAACAATAATTTGAAACAAATCAAAGTGTATCCTAATCCTGCTTCTAAAAAAGTTTTTATTGATGGTTTGAAAGATAAAGATATTTCCGCCGAAATTATAAGCTCAGAAGGAAGAAAAGTTCTTGAAAATGCGAAGATCAACAGCGATAACAGCATTGATATTACAGGAATCCCTGCAGGAGTTTATTATATTAACTTAAAATCCGGGGAGCTGAAATCTTACAGTCAGAAATTGATTATTAAATAA
- the secD gene encoding protein translocase subunit SecD, which produces MQGKGLITIVAIVLGLICLNELLPTWYASKIEKQATAVAGDNPEKYQKEIARLSKDTLNLGFTKLYYTKAKDKEMKLGLDLKGGINVLLEINQRDLVNDLTNYSTNPVLIEALNKTDEAQKNSTKSYIDNFFDQFDAVNRAKGTNLKLADPELFGNTNLSEIKYNTSDEQVKSIIKRRIDLSVGTAFEVIRTRIDKMGAVQPNVQRVPGTARISVEMPGMKDIDKVKKMLQTSAKLQFWEVQQAPEVYPYFQTLATMIAVKGDSMGVAKNVNFMNIMQGGKSMSQSAVGSVKLSDTATVNKILNSKVGQSLRPSNIKYTQFLWGYKPEATDTESLVLYAIRGNISQKAPVDGAVETASISYDELSRVVVDMQMDSKGAKEWKTLTEKNVGKPVAVTLDGRVYTAPNVVGAIPNGRTQISGNFSQEEAKELVDVLGAGKLPAGAKVVQATVVGPSLGQESIDAGVISFAIAFLIIIVYIIFYYGGAGVYAVIAMIINLFYIFGIMDSGDFTLTLPGIAGIVLTMAMAVDTNVIIYERTKEELFAGKSILEAYKDGFKHALSAIVDGHLTTLLTAGVLFLFGTGPIKGFALTLGIGILMTFFTSVLLSRVMIFSRLNKGKHLSVWTPPTKNLFRNTWIDFIGKRKYAYIISAVLTVVCIASIAIHGFKYGIDFTGGRNYVVRFDKAVNAEDVEQNLVKVFKTEDGKNSSVEAKTFGNDMQLKISTDYLIEDESLKADQTVEQKLYEGLKSSLPANVTLHDFKSADKEHAGIISSEKVGPTVADDIKTHGILAVVAALGGIFLYILLRFRKWQFSLGAVAALFHDAVIILGAYSLLHKYMPFNMEINQDFVAAILTVLGYSINDTVIIFDRIREYLREKKSLTLAGLFDDSISSTLGRTFNTSFTTILVILAIFIFGGDNLRGFMFAMLIGIGFGTYSSIFIASAIAYDFLKSGKEDEVHGKTTTTKEVLASK; this is translated from the coding sequence ATGCAAGGAAAAGGACTTATTACAATTGTTGCTATTGTACTAGGGTTAATTTGCTTAAATGAGCTATTACCAACTTGGTACGCCAGCAAAATTGAAAAGCAGGCGACTGCTGTTGCAGGAGACAATCCGGAAAAGTATCAGAAAGAAATTGCAAGACTTTCTAAAGATACGCTGAACCTGGGATTCACAAAACTTTATTACACTAAAGCCAAAGACAAGGAAATGAAACTTGGTCTTGACTTGAAAGGTGGGATTAACGTTCTTTTGGAGATCAACCAAAGAGATTTGGTAAACGATCTTACAAATTACTCTACAAATCCTGTTCTTATCGAGGCTTTAAATAAAACTGATGAAGCGCAAAAGAATTCTACAAAATCTTACATCGATAATTTCTTCGATCAGTTTGATGCTGTAAACAGAGCTAAAGGAACAAATCTTAAACTTGCAGATCCGGAACTTTTCGGAAATACCAATTTATCAGAGATCAAGTATAATACTTCTGATGAGCAGGTAAAAAGCATCATTAAAAGAAGGATTGACCTTTCTGTAGGTACAGCTTTTGAGGTGATCAGAACCAGAATCGATAAAATGGGTGCGGTGCAGCCAAACGTTCAGAGAGTACCCGGTACGGCAAGAATTTCTGTTGAAATGCCTGGTATGAAAGATATCGACAAGGTGAAGAAAATGCTTCAGACTTCTGCAAAACTTCAGTTCTGGGAAGTACAACAAGCTCCTGAAGTGTATCCTTATTTCCAAACATTAGCTACGATGATCGCTGTAAAAGGTGATTCTATGGGAGTTGCTAAGAATGTCAACTTCATGAACATCATGCAGGGAGGTAAGTCTATGAGCCAAAGTGCTGTTGGAAGTGTAAAATTATCTGATACGGCTACTGTAAACAAAATCTTGAACAGCAAAGTTGGTCAGTCTTTACGTCCTTCAAACATTAAATATACACAGTTCCTTTGGGGTTACAAGCCTGAAGCTACAGATACTGAAAGTTTAGTATTGTATGCAATCAGAGGTAATATTAGCCAAAAAGCTCCTGTAGACGGTGCTGTTGAAACTGCAAGTATTAGCTATGATGAGCTAAGCAGAGTAGTAGTAGACATGCAGATGGATTCTAAAGGTGCTAAAGAATGGAAAACTTTAACTGAGAAAAACGTTGGTAAACCGGTTGCTGTAACATTGGATGGTAGAGTTTATACTGCGCCAAACGTTGTAGGCGCAATTCCTAACGGTAGAACTCAGATCTCTGGTAACTTCTCTCAGGAAGAAGCTAAAGAATTGGTTGACGTTCTAGGAGCTGGTAAATTACCTGCAGGTGCAAAAGTGGTTCAGGCTACTGTTGTAGGACCATCATTAGGACAAGAGTCTATTGATGCAGGGGTTATTTCATTTGCTATTGCATTCTTGATTATTATCGTTTATATCATTTTCTATTACGGTGGTGCAGGTGTGTACGCGGTAATTGCAATGATCATTAACTTATTCTATATTTTCGGAATCATGGATTCTGGAGACTTTACATTAACACTTCCTGGTATCGCGGGTATCGTTCTTACAATGGCCATGGCCGTGGATACGAACGTAATTATCTACGAAAGAACGAAGGAAGAATTATTTGCAGGTAAGAGCATTCTAGAAGCTTATAAAGATGGTTTCAAACATGCATTAAGTGCAATTGTTGATGGTCACTTAACGACGTTATTAACAGCAGGTGTACTATTCTTATTCGGAACGGGTCCTATTAAAGGATTTGCTTTAACGTTAGGAATTGGTATCTTAATGACATTCTTTACTTCAGTATTACTTTCAAGAGTAATGATCTTCTCAAGATTGAATAAAGGAAAACATCTTTCTGTTTGGACGCCTCCAACGAAAAACCTATTCAGAAATACTTGGATCGATTTCATCGGGAAAAGAAAATATGCATATATCATTTCTGCTGTATTAACAGTTGTTTGTATTGCTTCAATCGCTATTCACGGATTTAAATACGGAATCGACTTTACAGGTGGTAGAAACTACGTTGTAAGATTTGATAAAGCGGTAAATGCTGAGGATGTTGAACAGAACTTAGTAAAAGTTTTCAAAACTGAAGATGGTAAAAACTCTTCTGTTGAAGCTAAAACTTTTGGAAACGACATGCAATTAAAGATCTCTACAGATTATCTTATCGAAGACGAATCTTTAAAAGCTGACCAGACTGTAGAACAGAAATTATACGAAGGTTTAAAATCAAGCTTACCGGCTAATGTAACATTACATGATTTCAAATCTGCAGATAAAGAACATGCAGGAATTATTTCTTCTGAAAAAGTAGGACCTACAGTAGCAGACGATATCAAAACTCACGGTATTCTTGCAGTAGTAGCTGCATTGGGAGGTATTTTCTTATATATCTTATTAAGATTTAGAAAATGGCAATTCTCATTGGGTGCTGTTGCAGCATTGTTCCATGATGCGGTTATTATTTTGGGAGCTTATTCATTGCTTCACAAGTATATGCCTTTCAACATGGAGATCAATCAGGATTTCGTTGCAGCGATTCTTACAGTATTGGGTTATTCAATTAACGATACCGTTATTATCTTCGATAGAATTAGAGAGTATTTAAGAGAGAAGAAATCTCTGACGTTAGCAGGATTATTTGATGACTCTATTTCTAGTACATTAGGTAGAACGTTCAACACTTCATTTACAACGATCCTTGTAATTTTAGCGATCTTCATCTTTGGTGGAGATAACTTAAGAGGATTTATGTTTGCGATGTTGATCGGTATTGGATTTGGTACCTATTCATCCATATTCATTGCTTCGGCAATTGCGTATGACTTCCTTAAATCTGGAAAAGAAGATGAAGTACACGGAAAAACAACTACGACTAAAGAAGTACTTGCTTCAAAATAA
- the hemN gene encoding oxygen-independent coproporphyrinogen III oxidase — protein MNSLIDKYNIPGPRYTSYPTVPYWDESTFSPEKWKESVIRSFKESNAAEGISIYIHLPFCEALCTFCACHKRITKQHSVETPYLESVLKEWKLYLELFNEKPKLKELHLGGGTPTFFSPKNLKTLLEGIFESVEIAEHPEFSFEGHPNNTTKDHLQTLYDLGFRRVSFGVQDYDPKVQKAINRIQPFENVKNVTEWAKEIGYRGISHDLVFGLPHQTWEAMEHTIRKTMELKPDRLAFYSYAHVPWVKGVGQRGFDENDLPSGEEKRRLYEDGKKLLEDLGYIEVGMDHFSLEHDDLYQSLIQKKLHRNFMGYTSSNTQLMVGLGMSSISDSWYAFAQNVKTVEEYQKTVEEGEIPVVKGHILNEEDLTVRRHILNLMCQLETTFDAQNSFPELENAFEMLKEMEKDELVEIHDNQIKITEKGRAFTRNVAMVFDLRMMRNKPETRIFSMTI, from the coding sequence ATGAATTCTTTAATAGATAAATATAATATTCCGGGACCTCGTTACACGTCTTATCCTACTGTTCCTTATTGGGACGAAAGCACTTTTTCGCCTGAGAAATGGAAAGAAAGCGTAATACGGTCATTTAAGGAAAGTAATGCAGCGGAAGGAATTTCTATTTACATCCATTTGCCTTTCTGTGAGGCTTTGTGTACGTTTTGTGCGTGTCACAAGCGTATTACAAAACAACATAGCGTAGAAACACCTTATTTAGAAAGTGTTTTAAAAGAATGGAAGCTTTATCTGGAACTTTTTAATGAAAAACCAAAATTAAAAGAACTTCATTTAGGTGGAGGAACACCAACATTTTTCTCTCCTAAAAACTTGAAAACTTTATTGGAAGGTATTTTTGAAAGTGTAGAAATTGCAGAACATCCTGAATTTTCTTTCGAAGGTCACCCAAATAATACGACGAAAGATCATCTTCAAACTTTGTATGATCTAGGTTTCAGAAGGGTAAGTTTTGGAGTTCAGGATTATGATCCTAAAGTTCAGAAAGCGATCAACAGAATTCAGCCTTTTGAAAATGTGAAAAATGTGACGGAATGGGCTAAAGAAATTGGATACAGAGGGATCAGTCACGATTTGGTTTTCGGACTTCCGCATCAGACTTGGGAAGCGATGGAACATACAATTCGTAAAACAATGGAATTAAAGCCGGATCGTCTGGCGTTTTATTCTTATGCGCACGTTCCGTGGGTTAAAGGTGTAGGACAGAGAGGCTTTGATGAAAATGATTTGCCAAGCGGAGAAGAAAAACGTCGTTTGTATGAAGATGGGAAAAAATTATTGGAAGATTTAGGATATATTGAAGTTGGGATGGATCATTTTTCTCTTGAACATGATGATCTGTATCAATCATTGATTCAGAAAAAGCTTCACAGAAACTTTATGGGATATACTTCAAGCAATACCCAATTGATGGTTGGTCTTGGAATGTCTTCTATTTCTGATTCCTGGTATGCTTTTGCTCAGAATGTAAAAACAGTGGAAGAGTATCAGAAAACGGTTGAAGAAGGCGAAATTCCTGTGGTAAAAGGGCATATTTTAAATGAAGAAGATCTGACTGTAAGAAGGCATATTTTGAATTTAATGTGTCAGCTTGAAACAACTTTTGATGCTCAAAACTCTTTCCCTGAGCTGGAAAATGCTTTTGAAATGCTTAAAGAAATGGAAAAAGACGAGTTGGTTGAAATTCATGATAATCAGATAAAAATTACTGAAAAAGGACGAGCATTTACAAGAAACGTTGCGATGGTTTTTGACCTTAGAATGATGAGAAATAAGCCTGAGACAAGAATTTTCTCAATGACGATCTAG
- a CDS encoding sialate O-acetylesterase, giving the protein MKNFKIFFLLIIPTLFYTQKIRVFILAGQSNMNGFGYNKDLPSDLKNFKDVYIFQGNSVPDGDLNGGTGKWDVLKPGHGTGFKTDGKTNMLSDRFGLEITFAKRMKELFPNDKIALIKYAREGTSIDSLAAANFGCWDADFNGKNGINQYDNFLKTVKNALSEADIDGNSKKDELIPSGILWMQGESDAGFTEEIANNYYGHLKVLMNQMRATLLIDDLPVVIGKISDSGKNEAGKVWPTGELVQYAQEKFVKNDKNAAIIRSTVKYNYGNDPWHYDSAGYIDLGKNFADAVFRLIINFEKKP; this is encoded by the coding sequence ATGAAAAACTTTAAAATATTCTTTCTTTTAATAATTCCGACTTTATTTTATACTCAAAAGATCAGAGTTTTTATTTTGGCAGGACAATCCAATATGAATGGTTTCGGTTACAATAAAGATCTTCCGAGTGATTTGAAAAATTTTAAAGATGTCTATATTTTTCAGGGAAATTCTGTTCCGGATGGGGATTTGAATGGCGGAACAGGAAAATGGGACGTTTTAAAACCAGGACACGGAACCGGATTTAAAACAGATGGAAAAACAAATATGCTTTCAGACAGATTCGGTTTAGAAATCACTTTCGCGAAAAGAATGAAAGAACTTTTCCCAAATGATAAAATTGCTTTGATAAAATATGCTAGAGAAGGAACTTCCATCGACAGCCTCGCTGCTGCCAATTTTGGATGCTGGGATGCAGATTTTAACGGAAAGAACGGAATCAATCAATACGATAACTTTTTAAAAACCGTAAAAAATGCTTTATCTGAAGCGGATATCGACGGAAACAGCAAAAAAGATGAATTGATACCTTCAGGAATTCTTTGGATGCAAGGTGAAAGTGATGCAGGTTTCACAGAAGAAATTGCCAATAATTATTATGGTCATTTAAAAGTATTGATGAATCAAATGAGAGCGACTTTATTAATCGATGATCTGCCCGTTGTGATCGGAAAAATCTCAGATTCCGGGAAGAATGAAGCCGGGAAAGTTTGGCCGACAGGCGAGTTGGTGCAATATGCTCAGGAAAAGTTTGTGAAGAATGATAAAAATGCTGCGATCATCCGATCAACGGTAAAATATAATTACGGAAATGACCCTTGGCACTATGACAGTGCGGGTTACATCGATTTGGGGAAGAATTTTGCGGATGCGGTATTTAGACTCATTATAAATTTCGAAAAGAAACCCTAA
- a CDS encoding APC family permease, producing MSKIWVKKPMSAYEADIKKSELKRVLGKWSLTAIGIGAIIGGGIFVLTGTGAYYNAGPALALSFVIAGIACVFAALCYAEFASILPVEGSAYAYAYGTVGEIFAWIIGWGLILEYAMGSMTVAVSWSGYFAKLLKMFGLHLPNWLTTDPQTYWAAGNTGFSMNLPAFFIVLFVISILVRGTKGAAKANNFIVILKVSAIIFVIIAGSFIIFGSADPFKNWIPFIPEATTITEGGVSHSAYGIGGVVAGASAIFFAYVGFDAVSTQAGEAINPKKDVPFAIITSLVICTLLYILVSLVLTGMMHYTDFNPLGKYPDAIKAPVAYAFDIAGYAWAGYIITIAATVGLISVLMVMIMGQSRIFLGMSKDGLIPATFSKVNPKTGVPTKNLIILGGVISVIASLTPINDLAHMTSFGTLFAFTMVCVAVWVLRVKEPNLQRNFKVPALPLIACLGILINVYLIFNLSREAKLYSFAWLIIGFIIYFLYSKRNSKLQNGGYGETFKAEQEPLEKPDLD from the coding sequence ATGTCTAAAATTTGGGTTAAAAAACCGATGAGCGCCTATGAAGCTGATATCAAAAAGAGTGAGCTGAAACGCGTTCTTGGAAAATGGAGCCTTACTGCTATTGGAATCGGAGCAATTATCGGAGGAGGAATTTTTGTATTGACGGGAACAGGAGCTTATTATAATGCAGGGCCTGCATTAGCTTTGTCATTTGTAATCGCAGGAATTGCCTGTGTATTTGCAGCTTTGTGTTATGCAGAATTTGCATCAATACTTCCCGTAGAAGGTTCGGCTTATGCTTACGCTTATGGAACGGTAGGAGAGATCTTCGCATGGATCATCGGTTGGGGATTGATTCTCGAATATGCAATGGGATCGATGACCGTTGCGGTATCATGGTCTGGATATTTCGCCAAACTCCTCAAAATGTTTGGGTTACATTTGCCGAATTGGCTTACGACGGATCCACAAACGTATTGGGCTGCAGGAAACACTGGTTTTTCAATGAATTTACCGGCATTTTTTATCGTTTTATTTGTAATCTCAATTTTAGTGAGAGGAACAAAAGGAGCGGCAAAAGCAAATAACTTTATCGTTATCCTTAAAGTTTCGGCTATTATTTTCGTGATTATTGCAGGATCATTTATTATTTTCGGTTCTGCTGATCCGTTTAAAAACTGGATTCCTTTCATCCCTGAAGCTACAACCATTACAGAAGGCGGAGTCTCGCATTCTGCTTACGGTATAGGTGGAGTGGTTGCAGGAGCATCTGCTATTTTCTTTGCCTATGTAGGATTTGATGCAGTTTCCACACAAGCCGGAGAAGCTATTAATCCTAAAAAGGACGTTCCTTTTGCTATTATTACTTCATTGGTAATCTGTACACTTTTATATATTTTGGTCTCTCTTGTGTTAACGGGAATGATGCATTACACAGATTTCAATCCTCTAGGTAAATATCCTGATGCCATCAAAGCTCCTGTAGCTTACGCATTTGATATTGCCGGATATGCTTGGGCTGGTTACATCATTACGATTGCAGCGACGGTTGGTTTAATCTCAGTATTAATGGTAATGATCATGGGACAATCAAGAATCTTCTTGGGAATGTCCAAAGATGGTCTTATTCCTGCTACTTTCTCAAAAGTAAACCCTAAAACTGGGGTACCAACGAAAAATCTTATTATTTTAGGAGGTGTAATTTCTGTTATTGCTTCTTTAACACCAATTAATGACCTAGCTCACATGACCAGTTTCGGAACTCTATTTGCGTTCACAATGGTTTGCGTAGCAGTTTGGGTATTAAGAGTGAAAGAACCGAACTTACAGAGGAATTTCAAAGTTCCGGCTTTACCTTTAATCGCTTGTTTAGGTATTTTAATTAATGTTTATTTGATTTTCAACTTGAGTAGAGAAGCTAAATTATATTCTTTTGCTTGGTTAATTATCGGTTTCATTATTTATTTCCTATACAGTAAAAGAAACTCAAAACTTCAAAACGGAGGTTACGGAGAAACTTTTAAAGCTGAACAGGAGCCTTTAGAAAAACCTGATTTAGATTAA
- a CDS encoding WD40/YVTN/BNR-like repeat-containing protein yields the protein MKKLLPFLFSFLGILTFSQQVESLTTILNDKISIRALEVYDGKVWYSGTDAKFGFVDLKNFNNQKQIKLSEKKLQFRTLAQDKTSFYAINIESPAYFFKIDKKSLKSQTIFTDTIKTAFYDALHFVNNDLAYAFSDSDKDNNLKLAVFNSKGKNKWYVIENGRKLNPGEAAFAASNTNIASTKNYLWIATGGKASRILRLTFKNEKFEIFETSFIQGESSQGMYSIDFLNDKFGVAVGGDYTKQDANINNIATTNDGGKTWQIQASGQNAGYTTCVKIKPNSKGKEIISVGDQHISYSSDFGKTWKKISDEKGFFVCKWLNKNTIVLAGKDKISLFKLKF from the coding sequence ATGAAAAAGCTTTTACCATTTTTATTTTCTTTTCTGGGAATACTTACGTTTTCCCAACAAGTAGAAAGTCTGACAACTATTTTAAATGACAAAATAAGCATCCGCGCTTTGGAAGTTTACGATGGGAAAGTCTGGTACAGCGGAACAGATGCAAAGTTTGGTTTTGTTGATTTAAAGAATTTTAATAATCAAAAACAGATCAAATTATCTGAAAAGAAACTTCAATTCAGAACATTAGCTCAGGATAAAACTTCATTTTATGCTATAAATATTGAAAGTCCGGCTTACTTTTTTAAGATTGATAAAAAAAGTTTGAAATCACAAACGATATTTACAGATACTATAAAAACTGCTTTTTATGATGCATTACATTTTGTAAACAATGACTTGGCATATGCATTCAGTGATTCTGATAAAGACAATAATTTAAAACTTGCTGTTTTTAATTCAAAAGGAAAAAATAAATGGTATGTGATTGAAAATGGGCGTAAATTAAATCCAGGTGAGGCCGCATTCGCTGCGAGTAACACAAATATTGCTTCAACTAAAAATTATCTGTGGATCGCAACAGGCGGAAAAGCATCGAGAATTTTAAGGTTAACATTTAAAAATGAAAAATTTGAGATATTTGAGACTTCATTTATTCAGGGAGAATCTTCTCAGGGAATGTATTCAATAGACTTTCTTAACGATAAATTCGGAGTTGCAGTTGGCGGAGATTATACAAAACAAGATGCAAATATCAATAATATTGCAACAACTAACGATGGCGGAAAAACCTGGCAGATTCAAGCCTCTGGACAGAATGCTGGATATACAACTTGTGTAAAAATTAAACCAAATTCTAAAGGAAAAGAAATTATTTCCGTTGGAGATCAACACATCAGTTATTCCTCAGATTTTGGAAAAACCTGGAAGAAAATTTCTGATGAAAAAGGATTTTTTGTCTGCAAATGGCTAAATAAAAATACAATCGTTTTGGCTGGAAAAGACAAAATATCTTTGTTTAAATTAAAATTTTAA